Part of the Paenibacillus aurantius genome, TCCTGGACGCGATGACGCTGGCCCTGTACGGCAAGGTCGAGCGGGCGAGCGGCGGAACCCAGGGCATTATGAACCATGCCGAAAACACGCTGTCGGTCGCTTTTGTCTTCGAGCTCAGCCATGCCGGCGGCCCGCTGAGGTTTAAGGTCGAACGGCAGTTCAAGCGGGGCGGAGAGGTATCGGTGAATAACACCGTCAGCCGTTTTATCCGCTATGAGGGAGAGGAGCCGGTCGTGATGGCCGACAAGGTGGCCGAGGTGAACCAGAAGGTTCAACAGGTGCTTGGCTTGTCGATGACCGATTTCACCCGGGCCGTCGTCCTGCCCCAAGGAAAATTCGCGGAATTTCTCGCGCTAGGGGGCAAGGAGCGCCGGCAGATGCTTCAGCGGTTGTTTCACCTTGAGCCGTACGGCGACCTGCTTAACGCCCGGGTGAGCACCCGGTTCAAGGAGACGGACCTCGCCGTGAAGCAGCTGGCTGCCGAGCAGCAGGGCTTAGGCGACGCCTCGGAAGCGGCCCTCGAAACGGCGAAAGCCCGCCTTGAGGAGGCGGCGGCTTCTGCGAAGGACGCGAGAGAGCGGCGGCTGGAGACCGAGCGCGGCTGGGAGGAGCGCCGCCAGCTCCGCGCCTGGCTGCAGGAGGAGCAGGCGCTCGCCGCACGGCTGCGCGAGCATGCCGAGCGCGAGCCGCATGTCCGGCAGCGCGAGAGCGAGCTGCGGCAGGCGGAGCAGGCCGAGCGCGTGCGCCCCGTGCTCGAGGCGCGGGAGGCAGCGGAGCAGCATTACGCCTCCTGCCGGGAGCAGAGCGAGGGGCTGGAGCAGCGGCTCGCGGAGCTCCGCGTGCGGCAGGAGGCCGCGCGGGCCGCGCATGCCGCCGCGAAGGAGCAGCTGGCCGCGCAGGATGCGCCGCTGCAGGTCCGGCTTGAGCAGCTCGCTCAGGCGCAGGAGCTGGAGAGCGAGCTGGCGCGGCTCACGGCCCGCGTACGCAGCCTGGAGGCCGAGCGGGCGGGCCGGGCTCTCCAGCTGCAGGCGGCGGGGGAGAAGCTGCTCAAGGAGCAGGAGCTGCACCGCAAAGCGACGAGCAAGCAGGCGGAGATCAAGGAGTCCCTCCGTCTGGTCGAGGTTAAAGCCTCGGACCGGGAACGCATTCACAAGCTTTCCCGGCTCGGGCAGGAGCTGGATAGCCTTGAAAAGGGCTTCCGTGACGTGAAAGCCGAGACGGAAGCGGCCGACCGGCAGCTGAAGGCTTACCAGGAAGAGGAGACAGGGAAGGGAGCCAGCCTGGATGAGGCGAGCCGGGCGACCGGGCCGATCCTGCTCAGCGCTTCCGAAGCCGCCGCCGGCGTACAGGAGGCGGAGAGCCGGATCCACTTGCTGCAGCGGCAAGCGGCAGCAGGGAAGGAGAAGCTGGCGAAGCTCAGTCTTGAACAGGAACGGAACGCTCTAGCCCTGTCGTTATCCTCCGGTCTGACGGAGGGAGAACCGTGTCCCGTATGCGGTTCCTCTCATCATCCCTCCCCAGCCGGCAGGGAGACATCGGCAGCCTCCGTTTCGGTGCAGGACGAGATCGGAAGGCTGGATAAGCTGACCGCTTCCTTTCAGCAGAGCTTGTTCTCCCTTTCCCGGCATAAGTTTAGTCTTGAGCAGCTCGTGGAACGGGCAGGGGAGGCTTTCGGTGCCGGCGAGGCAGGCAGAGAAGCCGCATCCGCCGCCGTTCTCGAGAAAGGAACCGGGCCGGACGGCGCTTCGTCCCCCGGAGTCGGGGCATCGGACGTCCCGGTGGACCGGATAGAAGCGGATTTCCGGGAATGCCAGGAGCTGCTCGAACGAACGGAGGCGAAGCTGCCCGCTCTGGACAAAGAGCTGAGGCAGCGGATGGAGGAGCGCAGCCGGCTGGTCAAGGAGCTCGACGCCTTGTCGGCGAGAAACCAGGCCGCCGAGACGGTGCTGCATTCCCTTGAAGTCAAGCGGAATGCAGCGGAGCAAGCGGTGAAGGAGGCCCTGAGCCGCTGGCAGAGGGAAGCGGATGGTCTTTCCCGGGAGGATGCTGCCCAGGAAGCGGCCCGGCTGATGGAAAGGGACAAGCAAGCCGATGAGCTAAAGCAGAAGCTGGAGGTCAGTGTTCCTTTCATTGAAGGAAAAGTGGAGAGCATCCAGCGTCTCCAGCAGGAAACGGCTGTTCTTGAGAAGGAGCAGGTTCAGCTAGAGACCGAAGGCAAGGGACTGCAGAATCTGGCTGCTGAGAAGAAAGCACAGTTGACGGCCCGTACCGGCGGCGGTACGCAGCCCTTGGACCGGCAAATCGCCGAAACGAAGGAAAAGCTTGAACAGCTGCGGTCCGCCGAGCACAATAGCCGGGAAGAGCTCGAGAAGAGCGAGGCGCTGTTATTGGAATGGAGCCATCGCTGTACGGCAGCCAAGCAGGCCTGTGAATCTGCGGCTGCCGCCCGGGAGACGGCTGAGGTCCGTTGGAAGGAAGCGGCTTTTCGCAGCGGCTTCGCCGATGCGGATGCGGTCCGCCGTGCCTGGCTGACCGAAGAAACGGTACAGCGGTGGAAAGAAGAGCTGGTGAAATACCGCGAGCTGGAAGCGCAGCTGAAGGGCAAGAGGGAGGAGCTGACCGGTCTTCTTGCCGGGCGGACCCTTGGCGAAGACGAGTGGAAGGAATGGGAGCAAGCGCTGCAAACGGTCCGACGGGAAGACGAGGAGGCCCTCGCGGCCAAGGCGAGAACCGAACGGGACTGGGATGACCTGCAGGTGAAGCATGCCCAATGGAAGAAGCTCGAAGACCAGAAAAAAGAACGCCAGAAGCGTCTTGAGCAGCTGACCCGGCTTCAGGGGGTGCTCCGCGGCAATGCTTTTGTCGAGTTTATCGCCGAAGAGCAGCTCATGCAGGTAAGCCGGGCCGCCTCCGAGCGCCTCAGTCAACTGACCCGCCAGCGTTATGCGCTGGAAGTGGACTCTTCCGGCGGGTTTATCATCCGGGATGATGCGAACGGGGGAATCAAACGGCCGGTCAGTACCTTGTCGGGGGGAGAGACCTTCCTGACCTCGCTTGCTCTGGCGCTGGCCTTGTCCACCCAGATTCAATTGAGCGGGCAATACCCGCTGGAATTCTTCTTCCTTGACGAGGGCTTCGGCACCCTGGATCCCGAGCTCCTGGAGACGGTGGTGGGTGCCTTGGAAAAGCTTCATATGGACAAGCTGACGGTTGGCGTCATCAGCCATGTGCCGGAGCTGAAAGCCCGGCTACACCGGCGGCTGGTGGTGACCGCCGCCGAACCTTCCGGGGCAGGCAGTACCATCCGCCTCGAAAGCCTGTAAGAACGTCAAAAGAGCCTTGGACAAGGAACCCAAGGCTCTTTCTTATGGCTTTCGGAACAGGAGGGGAACCGCTTCGGCCGCTCCTCCCGCGAGGTTTTAAGACTTGAACCGGTTCGGCTCAATGGAACAAAGGGCGGCCGCTACCGGAGGCGGAAAGCGTATTTTCGAGCACGATCCAATCCCGCAGCGTTTCCGCACTCATCGGCTTGCCGATCAGATAACCTTGAATTTCGTTGCACTGCTGGTTCTTCAGAAATTCCAGCTGCTCCGAGGTTTCGACGCCTTCCGCCGTCACGTCCAGGTTCAAGGAATGGGCGAGCACAATGATGGCCTGGACAATGGCCGCATCCTCGGAATCGTCTTTAATCCCGCGGATGAACGATTGGTCCACCTTGATCACGTCGATGGGAAATCTCTTCAGGTAGCTCAGCGAGGAATACCCGGTGCCGAAATCATCGATGGCAATGGTCATCCCCATCTCTTTAAGTACCTTCAACATGAGGATGGCATAATTGACGTCCTGCATGGCGGCGCTCTCCGTAATCTCCAGCTCCAAATACTCGGGAGCAAGCCCCGTGTCGGCGAGAATGTTGTGAATGACCTCGGGAAGATCCATTTGCCTGAACTGCCGGGGGGAGAGATTCACGCTGACGCGGAAAGGAGGAACACCCTGACGGTTCCACAATTGACGCTGCCTGCACGCCTGCTTAAGCACCGTCTCGCCGATGCGGGTAATAAGTCCGGTATCTTCTGCGAGCGGGATAAAATCATCCGGCGGGATCATGCCTAGCTGGGGATGCTTCCAGCGGACCAGAGCCTCCACGCATACTAGCTTGCCGGTGCGGGCATCCAGCCGGGGCTGGTAATAGACGACCAGCTCGTTTCGCTCGAGCGCGTGCCTCAGCATGGTCTCCATCTGCAGCCGCTTGATCCCTTTGGTGTGGACCGTGGGGGTGTAGAACTGGTAATTGTTCCTCCCCTGCTCCTTGGCCCGGTACAGGGCGGTTTCGGCGTGCTTCAGGAGGGCCGCGGCATCCTTGCCGTCATCGGGGCTGACCGCAATACCGACGCTCGCTCCGATATAGACTTCCTCTCCATTCAGGGGAAAAGACTTCTTAAGGGCCTCCAGGATTCGCTCGGCAGCCGAAGCGGCCTCGTCGCTGTGCTTAGGGGAGGGCATCAACACGGAGAACTCGTCGCCGCCCATGCGGGCGAGCATGGCCGAACGAGGAAGCACCTGGCCGATCCGATGGGCCACACTCTTAAGGAGATCATCTCCGGTGTCGTGACCCATGGTGTCGTTGACATATTTGAATTGGTCAAGATCCAGAAGAAGGACGGCAGCGGAAGAGGAAGGGCGCCGTTGGGAAAGCGCGGCCTGCAGCTTCTCCACCATCATCAGACGATTGGGGAGGCCCGTGAGGCCGTCATAGTAAGCGATCCGGTTCAACCGCTCCGTCCGCCATCCGATGAACCCGACCAGCGCCGCCATGCCTACAGCCGTCAGGAAGACTTCCACGGACCAGAACGACAGCCCTTGGTATTCCGTAAACAAGTAAAGGCTGATCATTCCTAGCAGGCTCATCCCGAGGGAATGGAGCATGCCCCCTTCGAAGGCATAGAGCGCCACCGGAAACAGGACCAGCCAAACCGGTCGAATTTCGGAAGCGGACCAGTCCGGAAGGCAGGAAACGGCGGTCAGCCAGGCGAAGTCGATCATCATAAAAGCTAAATAGGTCTTTCTTCGTTCGAAGGGATAAGACCGGTTCAAATAATAGGAGTGGAACAGAAGGAATACAGCCCAGCCCAGTGTCAGAAGAGCAAGCAGGCCGAGGAGGAAAGCCTGGCCGGGCTTCGCTTGGAGGGAAAGGGTGACCAGGATAAGGGGAACAATCAGATGGCCAAGCGAAAAAACCTTCCCGCTTTTGCTAGTCATGCCGGCACCTCAATCAAGACGTTAATGGATAAGATTGGTACTTACGATAGATGTAGTATATCCTACTTTATCTTTGTTTTCTATGAAAATATTCCAATCCTTCGGCCTATTGCCACGGGCCGAGCGGCCTCTCGGATCCAGGATTTCCGCCAACGTGAAGAAGCCGGGATGCCCATGGGCATCCCGGCTTTCTTCCTGCTTCGTTATTTTTTGTCGAGAATGAGCTTGGCTACGGTTCTCGCACTCGAAAAGGCCCGCTCGGCCAGTTCGCCTTTCCCGGTACATCCGTCCCCGCAGAAGTAGAACGGAACGTTTTCCACCCGGGTAGGAAGCAGCTCGTTACGGGAAATGTTTTTCACGCTGGCGACCATTGCTTTTTTGGAAACCCTCTTGACGGAAATCGCATCGCGCCAGCCGGGGTAATACCGGTCAAATAGCCCTTCCATCTGCTCGGTTTTGCGGTCGAGATAAGCCTTGCGCTCTTCCTCGGAATCGAACGTGTCACTTAAGTAGGCGATCCCCTGAAGGAGCTGTCCGCCCTCGGGGACCAGCGTATGGTCGGTGGCGGAAACGTCGCTTATGAACATTTTGTTGTCCATGTCGCTGATGTAATTGAAGGGTCTCGCCACCACTTCCTTCAGTCCCACGTCGTACACCATGACCTCGGTCGGCGTGTTGTTCTCGTAAGGGGCGAGGAACGGCTCCCAGGCGGTGCCGCGCAGAAGCTTGATGACCTGCTGGACCGGCATGGCGAAGATAACTTTATCGAATTCCAATTCCCGGTGCTTCGTGCGCAGGATGAATTTGCGGTCTGCGTAACGAACTTCCTCTACCGCTTCCTGCAGGCCGATCTCCCACCGGCCCGTCGTTTCAATCTTGCCCCGCAGCTGATTGGTGATGACCGCCCAGCTTCCCAGAACATAGTTGACGGGACGCTGCGAAAGAAAAAGATTGTGGTAGTATTCACTGATGACGGGACCCGGAACCTTGCGGGCGTCCTCCGGTGAAATGAAGAAATTCGAACAGACGAGATGCTCCCACAGCTCTTTAACGTCTTCATCCGCCTGGGAGTGGGCAATGTAATCCCCTAAAGTTTCATAGTTTTTGAGCTGATGGATTTGAGCGATGATGGCGGTAATTTCTCCCACGAATCTTACCTTCTGCATCGTGCTGAGCAGATCGGTCCGGATCAGGTTGACGAAATCGAGCGGGGCGGGGGTGAGCTGCCCATTCTTCGAGTACATGACCTTGCGCTTATCCACCTGTTTGCTGCTGAACGACAGGCCCAGCTCATTCCCCATCTCCGTAAGCTTGTGGCGGTCCAGGCCGTAAATGGCATGCGCCCCGTAATTCAAAGTAAATCCGTTCTTCTCGTAAGTGAAGGCTCTCCCTCCAAGATGGGGGCTGCGTTCAAGCAGAACGCCTTCAATATCCGCGGATTCGGACAGATAGGCCGCGGCGGTCAGGCCGGCAAGCCCTCCTCCGATGACGGCAACTTTCATTTTGGTTTCCTCCTTAGTATACGAAGTCTCCAGAAGTGGAGGCTCCGGGTGACTCCTTAGGCCGGACCAGACAAGAGACAGGTTGTTGCGGACCATGGAGACCAGATCGGCCTCTTCCTGGGCACACCAAATGAGCACGGTTCCGAGGTAGGCGGTGACCAGAAGCTCGGCTTTGCGGGGATCGGGCAGCCACACCTGAAGGCTTTCGTATAAGGTGCGGAAAGGATCCTTCCGGCCGGTGAATAACGTGTTGTCCTGCAGGGAAAGGGTAACGAAGCTGCGGATCAGCTTGCGGTTCGGTCCAATAGCAGACGCCAAGTCTAAAAACAGCCGGTTCACATGCCCCTCGAGCGATTGAACCCGGGAAGGCGGGGTTTCCGCCCACTGCCGGACGGTTTCGAGCTGCCTGCCGCCGGCTTCCCGCAGCAGGTCCTCCTTGCTGGAGAAATAGTGATAGAACGTTCCTTTGGACGTTCCGGTCGACTGGATAATGTCATCCACGGAAACGTTCTCGTACCCTTTATCGATAAACAGCTGCAGGGCGGTTTCGATGACCAGCTCCCGCTTCCGCCGGGTGGCGGACCTCATCAGCTTCATGGAGCTCCCTCCCTCTGTTGTCGGCATCCTCATTATACGGCAGGATCGGAGGATTTGCCATTGAATTTAGACTGACGGTCTAAAAAAAGGGGGCTGTCTTATTAATAGGCCCGGCTCAATAGGCCCGGCTCGACCGGCATATTGGGCCGGGGAGGCGTTTTTCAAACGGAAGGAAAATTTGATATAATAGAAGAAATTGACGGTAAGGAGAGCGAATGACGCATGGATTGTATCTTTTGCAAAATCGTGAAGGGCGAGATCCCTTCCAATAAGATTTATGAAGACGAGCATGTCATGGCGTTCCACGACATTCAGCCGGCGGCCCCGGTGCATGCCTTGATTATCCCGAAGAAGCACATCGCCACCATGAATGATGCCGGCGAAGAGGACTGGAAGGTGATCGGGGACATCCACCGGGCGGCCCAGCACATTGCCAAGGAGCTGGGGGTAGCCGAAACCGGCTACCGTCTTGTGAACAACTGCGGCAAGGATGCGGGGCAGGTCGTGTTCCATATCCATTACCATCTTCTGGGGGGTAAAAAGCTGGGACTCACTCATTAGTCCCTGTTCCCCGAGGAGAGAATGCGGGGCTTACCGTCCAACATCCGGAAGGATCAGGAAGGGACCGGTGTTTATTTTTGATGGACACGTGCAGTCAGGTTGACACTCGGATTCAACATAACTTATAATGAAGTTTGATAACCGTATTATCCGTCTTGGAACGGTCTGTTCGGAGGGAGGGAAATCTCGTGGCAGAAACTAAAGTACGCAAAAACGAAACCATCGATGCTGCACTTCGCCGCTTTAAGCGCTCCATTGCGAAGGACGGTGTGTTGGCTGAGGTTAAGAAGCGCAAGCACTATGAGAAGCCTAGCGTTAAGAAGAAATTGAAGTCGGAGGCAGCTCGCAAGCGCAAGTTCTAGGAGGATCCATCGGATGAGCTTAAACGAACGATTGAACGAGGATATGAAGCAGGCGATGAGGAGTCAAGACAAGTTCAAACTCTCCGTAATCCGTATGGTTCGTTCGGCGATCAAGAACATAGAAATAGATCAGCGGAAAACTTTGGATGACAACGAAGTGCTTGAAATTCTTAGTCGTGAAATCAAACAGCGCAGAGATTCCCTCCAGGAATTCGATAAAGCCGGCCGTGACGATTTGGCCGAAACCGTGAAAGCGGAAATAGCCATCATTGCCAAGTACCTTCCGGAGCAACTAAGTGAAGAAGAGGTTAGAACCATCGTACAGCAGACT contains:
- a CDS encoding SMC family ATPase, which gives rise to MKPISLTLSGLQSYREKQEIDFTALCGSGVFGIFGPTGSGKSSILDAMTLALYGKVERASGGTQGIMNHAENTLSVAFVFELSHAGGPLRFKVERQFKRGGEVSVNNTVSRFIRYEGEEPVVMADKVAEVNQKVQQVLGLSMTDFTRAVVLPQGKFAEFLALGGKERRQMLQRLFHLEPYGDLLNARVSTRFKETDLAVKQLAAEQQGLGDASEAALETAKARLEEAAASAKDARERRLETERGWEERRQLRAWLQEEQALAARLREHAEREPHVRQRESELRQAEQAERVRPVLEAREAAEQHYASCREQSEGLEQRLAELRVRQEAARAAHAAAKEQLAAQDAPLQVRLEQLAQAQELESELARLTARVRSLEAERAGRALQLQAAGEKLLKEQELHRKATSKQAEIKESLRLVEVKASDRERIHKLSRLGQELDSLEKGFRDVKAETEAADRQLKAYQEEETGKGASLDEASRATGPILLSASEAAAGVQEAESRIHLLQRQAAAGKEKLAKLSLEQERNALALSLSSGLTEGEPCPVCGSSHHPSPAGRETSAASVSVQDEIGRLDKLTASFQQSLFSLSRHKFSLEQLVERAGEAFGAGEAGREAASAAVLEKGTGPDGASSPGVGASDVPVDRIEADFRECQELLERTEAKLPALDKELRQRMEERSRLVKELDALSARNQAAETVLHSLEVKRNAAEQAVKEALSRWQREADGLSREDAAQEAARLMERDKQADELKQKLEVSVPFIEGKVESIQRLQQETAVLEKEQVQLETEGKGLQNLAAEKKAQLTARTGGGTQPLDRQIAETKEKLEQLRSAEHNSREELEKSEALLLEWSHRCTAAKQACESAAAARETAEVRWKEAAFRSGFADADAVRRAWLTEETVQRWKEELVKYRELEAQLKGKREELTGLLAGRTLGEDEWKEWEQALQTVRREDEEALAAKARTERDWDDLQVKHAQWKKLEDQKKERQKRLEQLTRLQGVLRGNAFVEFIAEEQLMQVSRAASERLSQLTRQRYALEVDSSGGFIIRDDANGGIKRPVSTLSGGETFLTSLALALALSTQIQLSGQYPLEFFFLDEGFGTLDPELLETVVGALEKLHMDKLTVGVISHVPELKARLHRRLVVTAAEPSGAGSTIRLESL
- a CDS encoding putative bifunctional diguanylate cyclase/phosphodiesterase translates to MTSKSGKVFSLGHLIVPLILVTLSLQAKPGQAFLLGLLALLTLGWAVFLLFHSYYLNRSYPFERRKTYLAFMMIDFAWLTAVSCLPDWSASEIRPVWLVLFPVALYAFEGGMLHSLGMSLLGMISLYLFTEYQGLSFWSVEVFLTAVGMAALVGFIGWRTERLNRIAYYDGLTGLPNRLMMVEKLQAALSQRRPSSSAAVLLLDLDQFKYVNDTMGHDTGDDLLKSVAHRIGQVLPRSAMLARMGGDEFSVLMPSPKHSDEAASAAERILEALKKSFPLNGEEVYIGASVGIAVSPDDGKDAAALLKHAETALYRAKEQGRNNYQFYTPTVHTKGIKRLQMETMLRHALERNELVVYYQPRLDARTGKLVCVEALVRWKHPQLGMIPPDDFIPLAEDTGLITRIGETVLKQACRQRQLWNRQGVPPFRVSVNLSPRQFRQMDLPEVIHNILADTGLAPEYLELEITESAAMQDVNYAILMLKVLKEMGMTIAIDDFGTGYSSLSYLKRFPIDVIKVDQSFIRGIKDDSEDAAIVQAIIVLAHSLNLDVTAEGVETSEQLEFLKNQQCNEIQGYLIGKPMSAETLRDWIVLENTLSASGSGRPLFH
- a CDS encoding FAD-dependent oxidoreductase, whose amino-acid sequence is MKLMRSATRRKRELVIETALQLFIDKGYENVSVDDIIQSTGTSKGTFYHYFSSKEDLLREAGGRQLETVRQWAETPPSRVQSLEGHVNRLFLDLASAIGPNRKLIRSFVTLSLQDNTLFTGRKDPFRTLYESLQVWLPDPRKAELLVTAYLGTVLIWCAQEEADLVSMVRNNLSLVWSGLRSHPEPPLLETSYTKEETKMKVAVIGGGLAGLTAAAYLSESADIEGVLLERSPHLGGRAFTYEKNGFTLNYGAHAIYGLDRHKLTEMGNELGLSFSSKQVDKRKVMYSKNGQLTPAPLDFVNLIRTDLLSTMQKVRFVGEITAIIAQIHQLKNYETLGDYIAHSQADEDVKELWEHLVCSNFFISPEDARKVPGPVISEYYHNLFLSQRPVNYVLGSWAVITNQLRGKIETTGRWEIGLQEAVEEVRYADRKFILRTKHRELEFDKVIFAMPVQQVIKLLRGTAWEPFLAPYENNTPTEVMVYDVGLKEVVARPFNYISDMDNKMFISDVSATDHTLVPEGGQLLQGIAYLSDTFDSEEERKAYLDRKTEQMEGLFDRYYPGWRDAISVKRVSKKAMVASVKNISRNELLPTRVENVPFYFCGDGCTGKGELAERAFSSARTVAKLILDKK
- a CDS encoding histidine triad nucleotide-binding protein; protein product: MDCIFCKIVKGEIPSNKIYEDEHVMAFHDIQPAAPVHALIIPKKHIATMNDAGEEDWKVIGDIHRAAQHIAKELGVAETGYRLVNNCGKDAGQVVFHIHYHLLGGKKLGLTH
- the rpsU gene encoding 30S ribosomal protein S21 — translated: MAETKVRKNETIDAALRRFKRSIAKDGVLAEVKKRKHYEKPSVKKKLKSEAARKRKF
- a CDS encoding GatB/YqeY domain-containing protein, producing MSLNERLNEDMKQAMRSQDKFKLSVIRMVRSAIKNIEIDQRKTLDDNEVLEILSREIKQRRDSLQEFDKAGRDDLAETVKAEIAIIAKYLPEQLSEEEVRTIVQQTIQEVGASSKADMGKVMSALMPKVKGRADGKLVNQLVQQNLQ